The Flammeovirgaceae bacterium genome contains a region encoding:
- a CDS encoding DNA gyrase/topoisomerase IV subunit A has translation MSKKKKPVKAPAVKSKGKKDEAGIISVGIDGLYQNWFLDYASYVILERAVPRIEDGLKPVQRRIMHSLHEMDDGRFNKVANVIGNTMQYHPHGDAAIGEAIVNIGQKDLLIETQGNWGDIRTGDGAAAPRYIEARLSKFALEVVYNPQTTEWQLSYDGRKKEPVTLPVKFPLLLAQGVDGIAVGLSTKILPHNFCELIKASIDILKGKNPKIYPDFPTGGIADFTEYEQGKRGGKIKVRAKIEVADKKTLIIREIPFSTTTTSLIESIVKASEKGQIKIRQVIDNTAKDVEIQIHLQPGQSPEIAMDALYAFTDCEISISPNACVIVEDKPRFMGVNDILKYNTQQTVTLLKRELEIKRDELKEKILFSSLEKIFIENRIYRDIEECETWEEVIATIDKGLKPHKKKFYREITTDDIVKLTEIKIKRISKYDSFKADELLRDLEKELKETEHHLKHLTDYAIAYYQNLLTKYGKGRERKTEIRSFQSVTATEVIAINQKLYVNRADGFAGWGLRRDEYVCDCSELDDIIAIRRDGKALISRISEKVFMGKDIMYIGVWKKGDDRMVYNMIYSDGKTGKGFVKRFTMPGVIRDKEYDLTQGNPNSRVHYISGNPNGEAEVVEVKLSQSSTARKKVFEFDFADLEVKGRGARGNTLTKYPIRKVDFLQAGTSTLSKLDLWYDAGSGRLNKDKRGRYLGKFDGNDQVIAFMRNGSYKITGYDLNNRFDPEKTLRVEKFNPKKPVSAVYVDGESKQYMVKRFLIETSTPDKEFGFISEAIGSRLVLATLSDTPEVEIELIKGKGKDKVTEQVNLEDLIDVKGWKALGNRLSQHKVLKVSLPEEIQEQPETDENLAEENATAASSKEPVPVQKKKEKPSSKSKDTKAVQQNLFGETAKNQKEKATGKSKKVKPKNTGKSFGVGETIELEL, from the coding sequence ATGAGCAAAAAAAAGAAACCGGTAAAAGCCCCAGCGGTAAAATCAAAGGGTAAAAAGGATGAAGCCGGAATTATTTCAGTAGGCATCGATGGCCTTTACCAGAATTGGTTCCTCGATTATGCCTCGTACGTAATCCTTGAGCGTGCCGTGCCCCGTATTGAAGACGGCCTTAAACCGGTGCAGCGCAGAATCATGCACTCGCTCCACGAAATGGATGACGGACGTTTTAACAAAGTGGCCAACGTTATCGGTAACACCATGCAGTACCATCCACATGGCGATGCGGCCATCGGGGAGGCCATTGTTAACATCGGGCAGAAAGATTTGCTTATTGAAACCCAGGGTAACTGGGGCGACATCCGTACAGGCGATGGCGCGGCCGCACCCCGGTACATCGAAGCCAGGCTCTCTAAATTTGCGCTTGAGGTTGTTTACAATCCGCAAACCACCGAGTGGCAGCTATCGTACGATGGCCGTAAAAAAGAGCCGGTAACCTTGCCGGTAAAATTTCCGCTGCTGCTGGCCCAGGGCGTAGATGGCATTGCCGTAGGGCTTTCAACCAAAATCCTGCCCCACAATTTCTGTGAACTCATAAAAGCTTCCATTGATATATTAAAAGGAAAGAACCCGAAGATTTATCCTGATTTCCCCACCGGCGGCATAGCCGACTTCACCGAATACGAACAGGGCAAACGTGGTGGCAAAATAAAAGTGCGGGCAAAAATTGAGGTAGCCGATAAAAAGACGCTTATTATCAGGGAGATTCCATTCTCAACCACAACAACCTCGTTGATTGAATCCATCGTAAAAGCAAGCGAGAAAGGGCAAATTAAAATCAGGCAGGTAATTGATAACACTGCTAAAGATGTTGAAATACAGATTCATCTTCAGCCCGGGCAGTCGCCTGAAATCGCCATGGATGCATTGTATGCTTTTACCGATTGTGAGATTAGTATTTCGCCTAATGCCTGTGTTATCGTGGAAGATAAGCCCCGGTTCATGGGCGTTAACGACATCCTTAAATATAATACCCAGCAAACCGTAACCCTGCTTAAACGGGAGCTGGAAATAAAGCGTGACGAACTAAAAGAAAAGATTCTCTTCTCATCGCTTGAAAAGATTTTTATCGAAAACCGGATTTACCGCGACATCGAAGAGTGCGAAACATGGGAAGAGGTGATTGCCACCATCGATAAGGGCCTGAAGCCGCACAAGAAAAAATTCTACCGCGAGATTACTACGGACGATATTGTTAAACTGACGGAGATAAAAATTAAACGAATATCAAAGTATGATTCGTTTAAGGCCGATGAACTGTTGCGTGACCTGGAAAAGGAGCTTAAAGAAACAGAGCACCACCTGAAGCACCTTACCGATTATGCCATTGCGTATTATCAAAACCTGCTTACAAAATACGGCAAAGGCCGCGAACGCAAAACCGAAATCAGAAGCTTCCAGTCGGTAACAGCAACCGAAGTTATCGCCATCAACCAGAAGTTGTATGTGAACCGCGCTGACGGTTTTGCCGGCTGGGGATTGAGACGCGATGAGTACGTGTGTGATTGCTCTGAACTGGACGACATTATTGCCATCCGCAGAGACGGTAAAGCACTGATTTCGCGCATCAGCGAAAAGGTGTTTATGGGTAAAGATATCATGTATATCGGTGTCTGGAAAAAGGGAGATGACCGAATGGTATATAACATGATCTATTCTGATGGAAAAACCGGTAAAGGATTTGTTAAACGCTTTACCATGCCGGGCGTTATCCGCGATAAGGAATACGACTTAACGCAAGGTAATCCGAATAGTCGTGTGCATTACATCAGCGGTAACCCGAACGGTGAGGCTGAAGTAGTGGAGGTAAAACTTTCTCAATCAAGCACAGCAAGGAAAAAGGTTTTTGAATTTGACTTTGCTGACCTGGAAGTGAAGGGAAGAGGGGCGCGGGGTAATACGCTTACAAAATATCCCATCCGGAAAGTAGATTTCCTTCAGGCAGGCACCTCCACGTTAAGCAAACTTGATTTGTGGTACGATGCCGGTTCAGGCCGGTTGAATAAAGATAAACGCGGCCGGTACCTGGGTAAATTTGACGGCAACGACCAGGTGATAGCCTTTATGCGGAACGGTTCGTATAAAATCACCGGTTATGATCTCAATAACCGCTTCGATCCGGAAAAGACATTACGGGTTGAAAAGTTCAATCCGAAGAAACCGGTTTCGGCTGTTTATGTTGATGGTGAATCGAAACAATACATGGTCAAACGCTTCCTGATTGAAACCAGCACACCCGACAAGGAATTTGGATTTATTTCAGAAGCCATTGGCTCCCGCCTGGTATTGGCCACTTTATCCGATACCCCTGAAGTGGAAATCGAGTTAATAAAGGGAAAGGGTAAGGATAAAGTTACTGAGCAGGTAAACCTGGAAGACCTGATTGATGTGAAAGGATGGAAGGCCCTCGGCAACCGGTTATCGCAGCACAAAGTTTTAAAAGTAAGCCTGCCTGAGGAGATTCAGGAACAACCTGAGACGGACGAAAATTTGGCGGAGGAGAATGCTACAGCGGCATCTTCAAAGGAACCGGTACCTGTTCAAAAAAAAAAGGAAAAGCCGTCATCAAAAAGCAAAGACACAAAGGCGGTTCAGCAAAACCTGTTTGGAGAAACGGCAAAAAACCAAAAAGAAAAGGCCACCGGAAAAAGTAAAAAAGTGAAGCCCAAAAATACGGGCAAATCCTTCGGGGTAGGTGAGACGATTGAGTTGGAGTTATAG
- a CDS encoding ORF6N domain-containing protein: MRRSDKPVIPEDRIIARIFFLRKERVMLDFHLAELYQVETKVLKQAVRRNIERFPDDFMFELTKEEWSNLRSQFVTSSSGWGGTRYTPFAFTEQGIAMLSSILKSKRAVAMNIAIIRTFVFLRRAAVNYEKLLRKLQLMERKYEGRFKEIYKALSYLINPPAGSPKRIGFKRKDEID; encoded by the coding sequence ATGAGAAGGTCTGATAAACCCGTTATTCCAGAAGATAGAATTATAGCGCGTATTTTTTTTCTTAGAAAAGAAAGGGTAATGCTTGATTTTCACCTTGCTGAGTTGTATCAGGTTGAAACCAAAGTTTTAAAACAAGCAGTCAGGCGCAATATCGAGCGTTTTCCAGATGACTTCATGTTTGAACTTACAAAAGAAGAATGGTCGAACTTGAGGTCACAATTTGTGACCTCAAGTTCCGGCTGGGGAGGAACACGGTATACTCCTTTTGCATTTACTGAACAGGGTATAGCCATGCTTTCCAGCATTCTGAAAAGTAAGCGGGCCGTGGCAATGAATATCGCTATTATCAGGACTTTTGTTTTCTTAAGGCGCGCGGCTGTCAACTATGAAAAATTACTAAGGAAATTGCAATTAATGGAAAGGAAATATGAAGGCAGATTCAAAGAAATCTATAAAGCCCTTAGCTATTTAATAAATCCACCAGCAGGGTCGCCTAAACGAATTGGATTCAAAAGAAAAGATGAGATTGACTAA
- a CDS encoding type IIA DNA topoisomerase subunit B — MFEYTEASIKSLDWREHIRLRPGMYIGKLGDGSAKDDGIYVLVKEVVDNSIDEHMMGFGKTIDIKITDKTVTVRDYGRGIPLGKVVEVVSKINTGAKYDSGAFQKSVGLNGVGTKAVNALSNYFKVQAFRDGQTKLAEFKKGVLTSDPRVSKSNERNGTLVVFEPDNTMFKNYHFIPEYLDDLMWNYAFLNAGLTINYNGKKFYSKDGLLDLLKQKADPEEIRYPIIHFKGNDIEVAMTHGNQYGEEYYSFVNGQNTTQGGTHLAAFREGVVKAVRDFYKKDFDAADIRASIVAAIAVRVQEPVFESQTKTKLGSINMAPDGPSIRNYVGDFVAKELEIFLHKNPSVADAMLKRIMQSERERKEIAGIKKLANERAKKANLHNRKLRDCRYHFDDNSTRAGESMIFITEGDSASGSITKSRDVETQAVFSLRGKPLNCFGLTKKVVYENEEFNLLQHALNIEDGLDGLRYNKVIIATDADVDGMHIRLLLMTFFLQFFPDLVKAGHVYILETPLFRVRNKKETLYCYSEEEKQDAIKKLGGKPEITRFKGLGEISPEEFGKFIGDDIRLQPVTLDKDSHLRDVLEFYMGKNTPDRQDFIIDNLRIELDKVEDTNEELISV, encoded by the coding sequence ATGTTTGAGTATACCGAAGCCAGTATCAAGTCGCTCGACTGGCGCGAACACATCCGGCTGCGCCCGGGCATGTACATCGGCAAGCTGGGTGACGGCTCCGCTAAAGACGATGGCATTTACGTGCTGGTAAAAGAGGTGGTGGATAACAGCATTGACGAACACATGATGGGCTTTGGCAAGACCATCGACATCAAGATTACCGATAAAACCGTAACCGTGCGCGACTATGGCAGGGGAATACCACTGGGCAAAGTTGTGGAGGTCGTTTCTAAAATCAATACTGGCGCCAAGTACGATTCAGGCGCCTTCCAGAAATCAGTGGGCTTGAATGGCGTGGGTACAAAAGCTGTTAACGCCCTATCCAATTACTTTAAGGTTCAGGCCTTTCGCGATGGCCAGACTAAACTTGCCGAGTTTAAGAAGGGAGTTCTTACCAGTGATCCGAGGGTGTCAAAGAGCAACGAACGAAACGGTACGCTGGTGGTGTTTGAGCCCGACAACACCATGTTCAAAAACTATCACTTTATTCCGGAATACCTGGATGATTTGATGTGGAACTATGCCTTTCTTAATGCCGGGCTGACTATCAACTATAACGGCAAAAAGTTTTATTCGAAGGACGGCCTGCTTGACCTGTTAAAGCAAAAAGCCGATCCGGAGGAAATCCGTTACCCGATAATCCATTTCAAGGGTAACGATATTGAAGTAGCCATGACTCATGGTAACCAATATGGTGAAGAATACTACTCGTTCGTTAACGGGCAAAATACTACACAGGGTGGCACGCATCTGGCCGCGTTCCGCGAAGGCGTTGTAAAGGCTGTGCGCGATTTTTACAAAAAGGATTTCGATGCAGCCGATATCAGGGCCAGTATTGTAGCGGCCATAGCCGTTCGGGTGCAGGAGCCCGTGTTTGAATCGCAAACCAAAACCAAGCTCGGCTCCATCAACATGGCTCCGGATGGGCCTTCTATTCGGAATTATGTGGGCGATTTTGTTGCGAAAGAGCTGGAAATATTTCTGCACAAAAATCCATCCGTTGCCGATGCCATGCTCAAGCGCATCATGCAGTCGGAGCGCGAACGTAAAGAAATTGCCGGCATAAAAAAGCTGGCCAACGAGCGGGCCAAAAAAGCCAACCTGCACAACCGCAAGCTGCGCGATTGCCGCTACCATTTTGATGACAACAGCACGCGGGCTGGCGAATCGATGATATTCATTACGGAGGGCGACTCCGCGAGTGGCTCAATTACCAAATCGCGCGATGTGGAGACTCAGGCCGTATTCAGTTTGCGGGGCAAACCGCTCAACTGTTTTGGACTGACTAAGAAAGTGGTGTATGAAAATGAGGAGTTTAACCTGCTGCAACATGCGTTGAATATTGAAGACGGACTGGACGGGCTGCGGTACAATAAAGTAATTATAGCTACCGATGCCGATGTGGACGGTATGCACATCCGGTTGCTGCTGATGACGTTCTTCCTGCAGTTTTTCCCCGACCTGGTAAAGGCCGGTCATGTTTACATTCTTGAAACTCCGTTGTTCCGTGTACGCAATAAAAAGGAAACCCTTTACTGCTACAGCGAAGAAGAAAAGCAGGATGCCATTAAAAAACTGGGCGGCAAACCGGAGATTACCCGCTTTAAAGGACTGGGTGAAATTTCGCCCGAAGAATTCGGTAAGTTCATCGGTGATGATATCCGGCTGCAGCCGGTAACGCTGGATAAAGACAGCCACCTTCGCGATGTACTGGAATTTTACATGGGTAAAAACACGCCCGACCGCCAGGATTTTATTATTGATAACCTGCGCATTGAGTTGGATAAAGTGGAGGATACCAATGAGGAACTAATTTCTGTATGA
- a CDS encoding sterol desaturase family protein — protein sequence MDLNPIVLSIPVFFILIGIELVAERITHRKLYRLPDAIANLSCGITSQLSGLFLKIFAIGVYEILHHNFNLFTWERNWLYWLMLFLLADLAYYWAHRKSHEINLFWGGHVVHHQSEDYNLSVALRQSSLQVIWTFAFSLPLAFLGFRTFDFALMSALITLYQFWIHTETINKMGWFEYIFNTPSHHRVHHGRNPKYIDKNHAGTLIIWDRMFGTFQEEEERPTYGITKPINSWNAVVANFSHYVEMGRDLKRIPNLADKVKYLFAKPGWLPDYLGGYRAAPEIDKAHYHKYETDTTLSLSLYVLFQFTVCLVGTAWFLFKQNQFTLGEKAIITVLISFTVVICGVLFENRPWVKWAEWFRIISYPIALITLTYLLGWPAWLYYLAAGFMAVSVLWYYLVAKNYAVKSSS from the coding sequence TTGGATTTAAACCCGATTGTACTCTCGATACCGGTTTTTTTTATTCTAATCGGAATTGAACTGGTGGCTGAACGAATCACCCACCGCAAGTTGTACCGCCTGCCCGATGCCATTGCCAACCTGAGTTGCGGCATAACTTCACAGCTTAGCGGATTATTTCTGAAAATTTTTGCCATCGGAGTTTACGAGATACTCCACCATAACTTCAACCTGTTTACCTGGGAGCGCAACTGGCTGTATTGGCTGATGTTGTTTCTGCTGGCCGACCTTGCCTATTACTGGGCACATCGTAAGAGTCATGAAATAAACCTGTTCTGGGGCGGGCATGTGGTGCATCATCAAAGCGAAGATTATAACCTGTCGGTTGCCCTCCGGCAGAGTTCATTACAGGTTATCTGGACGTTTGCCTTCAGTCTTCCGCTTGCCTTTCTCGGCTTCCGGACGTTCGACTTCGCGTTGATGTCGGCCCTGATAACCCTATATCAGTTTTGGATTCATACCGAGACCATTAATAAGATGGGTTGGTTTGAATACATATTTAATACACCTTCGCACCACCGGGTACACCATGGGCGAAATCCGAAGTACATCGATAAGAATCATGCCGGAACATTAATTATCTGGGATCGGATGTTCGGAACTTTTCAGGAAGAAGAAGAGCGCCCTACCTATGGCATCACAAAACCAATAAACAGCTGGAATGCCGTGGTTGCCAACTTCAGTCATTATGTTGAGATGGGTAGAGACCTTAAGCGCATTCCGAACCTGGCCGATAAAGTAAAATACCTGTTTGCAAAACCCGGCTGGCTGCCCGATTACCTGGGTGGCTACCGTGCCGCGCCCGAGATTGACAAAGCACATTACCATAAGTATGAAACTGACACTACCCTATCGTTAAGCCTGTATGTGTTGTTTCAGTTTACCGTGTGCCTGGTTGGTACCGCCTGGTTTTTATTCAAGCAGAATCAATTCACGCTTGGCGAAAAAGCAATTATCACCGTATTGATTTCATTTACCGTGGTTATCTGTGGCGTATTGTTTGAAAACCGGCCGTGGGTAAAGTGGGCTGAGTGGTTCAGAATAATCAGCTACCCGATTGCCCTGATTACACTAACCTACCTGCTTGGCTGGCCCGCATGGCTTTACTACCTGGCAGCCGGGTTTATGGCTGTTTCCGTTCTTTGGTATTATTTGGTAGCGAAAAATTATGCCGTCAAAAGTAGTTCTTAG